From Kingella potus, a single genomic window includes:
- the gltX gene encoding glutamate--tRNA ligase, with the protein MTVKTRFAPSPTGYLHIGGVRTALFSWAFARHHKGEFLLRIEDTDLARSTAESVNIILDGMNWVGLNYDNADNVVYQTRRFGRYKEVIAELLKTGHAYYCYCSKEELEAMREKAEKEGTATYDRRWRPEEGKVLPPVPEGREPVVRFKMPLEGTTRWHDLVKGGITIPNEALDDLIIARADGTPTYNFCVVVDDFDMGITHVIRGDDHVNNTPKQINILKAVGATLPEYGHLPMILNEQGRKISKRSGDTVAITEFDAMGILPEAMLNYLARLGWAHGDDEFFTMQQFVEWFDLKDVSASPSRMDLKKLYWINGEHIKITPNGKLAALLKERLAIRGITDTATPNLEDVLDLVKDRAQDLNTLADECLYFYQKQTPAEADVQKHWDGEAPARMLRFAERLEALDDWTAESIHELFKPFCDEESIKMGKLGMPLRLAVCGTAKTPSVDAVLALIGKEEVLRRIRS; encoded by the coding sequence ATGACCGTCAAAACCCGTTTTGCCCCCAGCCCCACCGGCTACCTGCACATCGGCGGTGTCCGTACCGCCCTGTTTTCATGGGCGTTTGCCCGCCACCATAAAGGTGAGTTTCTCTTGCGCATCGAAGACACCGATCTCGCCCGCTCCACCGCCGAATCCGTCAACATCATTCTCGACGGCATGAATTGGGTAGGCCTCAACTACGACAACGCCGACAATGTCGTTTACCAAACCCGCCGTTTCGGGCGCTACAAAGAAGTGATTGCCGAGCTTTTGAAAACAGGCCATGCCTATTACTGCTATTGCAGCAAAGAAGAGCTGGAAGCCATGCGCGAAAAAGCCGAAAAAGAAGGCACGGCCACCTACGACCGCCGCTGGCGGCCGGAAGAAGGCAAAGTATTGCCGCCGGTTCCCGAAGGCCGCGAGCCTGTCGTACGTTTCAAAATGCCGCTCGAAGGCACAACCCGTTGGCACGACCTGGTCAAAGGCGGCATCACCATTCCCAACGAAGCCCTCGACGACCTCATCATCGCCCGCGCCGACGGCACGCCCACCTACAATTTCTGCGTCGTGGTAGACGATTTCGACATGGGCATCACCCACGTGATACGCGGCGACGACCATGTAAACAACACACCCAAACAAATCAACATCTTAAAAGCCGTCGGCGCAACCCTGCCCGAATACGGCCACCTGCCGATGATACTCAACGAGCAAGGCCGCAAAATCTCCAAACGCAGCGGCGACACCGTAGCCATTACCGAGTTTGACGCAATGGGCATCCTGCCCGAAGCCATGCTCAACTATCTGGCTCGGCTAGGCTGGGCACACGGCGACGACGAATTTTTCACCATGCAGCAGTTTGTCGAATGGTTCGACCTGAAAGACGTATCCGCCTCGCCCAGCCGCATGGATTTGAAAAAACTCTACTGGATCAACGGCGAACACATCAAAATCACACCCAACGGCAAACTGGCCGCGCTGCTCAAAGAACGTTTGGCCATACGCGGTATCACCGACACCGCCACGCCCAATCTGGAAGACGTACTCGATCTCGTCAAAGACCGCGCCCAAGACTTGAACACGCTCGCCGACGAATGCCTGTATTTCTACCAAAAACAAACACCGGCCGAAGCCGACGTACAAAAACACTGGGACGGAGAAGCCCCCGCCCGCATGCTGCGCTTTGCCGAACGCCTTGAAGCACTGGACGACTGGACGGCCGAATCCATCCACGAACTGTTCAAACCCTTCTGCGACGAAGAAAGCATCAAAATGGGCAAACTCGGCATGCCGCTGCGCCTGGCCGTATGCGGCACGGCCAAAACCCCGAGTGTAGATGCCGTTTTGGCCCTAATCGGCAAAGAAGAAGTATTGCGCCGCATCCGTTCGTAA
- a CDS encoding methylated-DNA--[protein]-cysteine S-methyltransferase — protein sequence MDRNIARPSETNLLNRIRIETPLGWMSAVFSPKGLCLLEFEGQKHLDSELKAVAFYYHADGFTAKETGETQNLRRQLDGYFSGKRQNFDLPLDLVGTPFQKKVWHILQTIPYGETRSYKQQSEMSGNPKAVRAVAAANGANKISIIVPCHRVIGSDGSLTGYAGGLPRKQALLALESGNASLF from the coding sequence GTGGACAGAAATATTGCGAGGCCGTCTGAAACAAACCTTTTGAACCGCATCCGCATCGAAACCCCGCTGGGTTGGATGAGTGCTGTTTTTTCGCCAAAAGGCTTATGCCTGCTGGAATTTGAGGGGCAGAAACATTTGGATAGCGAACTGAAAGCGGTAGCCTTTTATTATCATGCCGACGGTTTTACGGCAAAAGAAACCGGAGAAACCCAAAATTTACGCCGCCAGCTTGACGGATATTTTTCGGGGAAACGGCAGAATTTCGATTTGCCTTTGGATTTGGTCGGCACGCCGTTTCAAAAAAAGGTGTGGCACATTCTGCAAACCATTCCTTACGGAGAAACCCGCAGCTACAAGCAGCAGTCGGAAATGTCCGGCAATCCGAAAGCGGTGCGTGCCGTTGCCGCCGCCAACGGTGCAAACAAAATCTCCATTATCGTTCCCTGCCACCGTGTCATCGGCAGCGACGGCAGTCTGACCGGCTATGCCGGCGGCCTGCCGCGCAAACAGGCATTGCTGGCATTGGAAAGCGGCAACGCATCTTTATTTTGA
- a CDS encoding IMPACT family protein, with protein sequence MYPTAYQTIAAFAEAEFKDKGSRFIAYAYPVRTAGEVKTLVDEQRQAHHKARHWCYAYRLGTDGLQFRANDDGEPSGSAGRPILGQIDSFGLTDVLIIVVRYFGGTLLGVPGLIHAYKTAASDALKAAEIIEKNIGKTVFLNCAYPHLNDAVRIAKQHHAEIVEQDLQLDCRLTVCVPLAAYENCIAAWRQTRVIEIKENFPAEAEKEA encoded by the coding sequence ATGTATCCCACAGCTTACCAAACCATTGCCGCATTTGCCGAAGCCGAGTTTAAAGACAAAGGCAGCCGGTTTATTGCCTATGCCTATCCGGTGCGTACTGCCGGCGAAGTAAAAACGCTGGTGGATGAGCAGCGGCAGGCGCACCATAAGGCGCGGCATTGGTGTTATGCCTACCGGCTGGGTACGGACGGCCTGCAATTCCGTGCCAATGACGACGGGGAACCTTCCGGCAGCGCAGGAAGGCCGATACTCGGACAAATCGATTCTTTCGGCCTGACCGATGTGCTGATTATTGTCGTACGTTATTTCGGCGGTACGCTGCTCGGCGTACCCGGACTGATACATGCCTATAAAACCGCTGCTTCCGATGCGTTGAAAGCAGCGGAAATTATTGAGAAAAATATTGGGAAAACCGTTTTTTTGAATTGTGCCTACCCGCATTTGAACGATGCCGTAAGAATTGCCAAACAGCATCATGCCGAAATCGTGGAGCAGGATTTGCAGCTTGACTGCCGTTTGACCGTTTGTGTGCCGTTGGCAGCTTATGAAAACTGTATCGCAGCATGGCGGCAGACACGTGTAATAGAAATAAAGGAAAATTTTCCGGCAGAAGCAGAAAAGGAGGCTTAG
- a CDS encoding electron transfer flavoprotein subunit alpha/FixB family protein, translating into MTVLVIAEHNNQALNPATLHAVSAAAQLGAVHILVAGSGAQSVAAQAAGLCGVEKVLFADAPHFGAGLAEELAPLAVSLAEDYRYFTAAADVFGKNLMPRIAALLDCPQISDLVEIVDADTFVRPIYAGNALLTLQCGEPKLVLTFRTTAFAAAEEGGSAEIVEISATPAQNLSRLVGRELPQLERPELTQAKVVVSGGRGLGSKENFDKLIFPLADALGAAVGASRAAVDAEYAPNDYQVGQTGKVVAPELYIAVGISGAIQHIAGMQDSKTIVAINKDPDAPIFNVADYGIVGDLFEIVPQLTAALKN; encoded by the coding sequence ATGACCGTTTTAGTAATTGCCGAGCACAATAACCAAGCCTTAAATCCCGCCACGCTTCATGCCGTTTCTGCCGCCGCGCAGCTTGGTGCGGTACATATCCTGGTGGCCGGAAGCGGTGCACAATCTGTTGCGGCACAGGCCGCCGGCCTTTGCGGGGTAGAAAAAGTTTTGTTTGCCGATGCGCCGCATTTTGGTGCAGGCTTGGCGGAAGAACTTGCGCCGCTGGCCGTATCGCTGGCGGAAGACTACCGTTATTTCACCGCTGCCGCCGATGTTTTCGGCAAAAACCTGATGCCGCGCATCGCCGCGCTTTTGGATTGCCCGCAGATTTCCGATTTGGTGGAAATTGTTGATGCCGATACTTTTGTCCGTCCGATTTATGCAGGTAATGCGCTGCTTACGTTGCAATGCGGCGAACCGAAACTGGTGCTGACATTCCGTACCACCGCTTTTGCGGCGGCTGAAGAAGGAGGAAGCGCGGAAATTGTCGAAATATCAGCCACGCCCGCACAAAACCTCAGCCGGCTTGTCGGACGCGAACTGCCGCAATTGGAACGCCCCGAGCTGACGCAGGCCAAAGTGGTTGTTTCCGGCGGCAGGGGTTTGGGAAGCAAGGAAAATTTCGATAAGCTGATTTTTCCTTTGGCAGACGCGCTTGGTGCGGCGGTGGGCGCGTCGCGGGCTGCGGTAGACGCGGAATATGCGCCGAACGATTACCAGGTCGGGCAGACCGGCAAAGTGGTTGCGCCCGAGCTGTATATTGCCGTCGGTATTTCCGGTGCAATCCAGCATATTGCCGGTATGCAAGACAGCAAAACCATTGTTGCCATTAATAAAGATCCGGATGCGCCGATTTTCAATGTTGCCGATTACGGCATTGTCGGCGATCTGTTTGAAATTGTGCCGCAGCTTACCGCTGCATTAAAGAATTGA
- a CDS encoding electron transfer flavoprotein subunit beta/FixA family protein encodes MKALVAVKRVVDYNVKVRVKADGSDVDIGNVKMAVNPFDEIAVEEAVRLKEAGKVSEIVAVSLGGKKCEDTLRTALAMGADRAVHVETEAVLEPLVIAKLLKAVADKEQPQILLLGKQAIDDDACQTAQMLAALMNVPQGTFAGKLELSANEAIVTREIDGGLETLALKLPAVISADLRLNEPRYVKLPQIMQAKKKPLEKLTPEALGVGVAPRLQAVRYTEPQTKRAGEKAADTAELVAKLKTAKVI; translated from the coding sequence ATGAAAGCATTGGTTGCCGTAAAACGTGTGGTGGATTACAACGTAAAAGTAAGGGTAAAGGCCGACGGTTCGGATGTGGATATAGGCAATGTCAAAATGGCGGTGAATCCGTTTGACGAAATTGCCGTTGAAGAAGCCGTACGCTTGAAAGAGGCGGGGAAAGTCAGCGAAATCGTTGCCGTATCCCTTGGAGGCAAAAAATGTGAAGACACTTTGCGTACGGCATTGGCTATGGGTGCCGACCGTGCCGTCCATGTCGAAACCGAAGCGGTTTTGGAGCCTTTGGTCATAGCCAAACTGCTTAAAGCCGTGGCAGACAAAGAACAGCCGCAAATTCTCCTGCTGGGCAAACAGGCAATCGACGATGATGCCTGCCAAACAGCGCAAATGCTGGCCGCACTGATGAACGTTCCGCAGGGAACTTTTGCGGGAAAACTCGAATTGTCCGCAAACGAAGCGATCGTTACCCGGGAAATTGACGGAGGTTTGGAAACCTTGGCTTTGAAACTGCCTGCCGTTATCAGCGCGGATTTGCGTTTGAACGAGCCGCGCTATGTCAAGCTGCCGCAAATTATGCAGGCAAAAAAGAAACCTTTGGAAAAACTCACGCCGGAAGCGTTGGGTGTCGGCGTTGCGCCCCGATTGCAGGCCGTGCGTTATACCGAACCGCAAACGAAACGGGCGGGCGAAAAAGCCGCCGATACCGCCGAACTGGTGGCCAAACTGAAAACAGCAAAAGTGATTTAA
- the waaC gene encoding lipopolysaccharide heptosyltransferase I: protein MKVLLVRLSSMGDLIHTLPAVSDLSRMRPDVELHWLCEEGFSDIARLHPFVKKIHTLRWRQWRKKLFEKETWEEIGRLKTVLAQEGFDFVLDSQGLLKSALPARMADAPVTGLDRKSVRESLAAFFYSRVFPVEKGLDAVLRNRLLFAQAFDYERPSEISFGALVPQNTGLELPQKPYYAALHASSRDSKLWRRENWLQLAQMLHRHDGGTVWLPWGSEAEKMRAEEMAEAAPYIKVCGKMNLLQAAALLDGAAAVAGVDTGLLHLANALGKPLVGIYTDTDPQKTGVQQSPKAKNCGGVGQMPGAEEVYRLLLECIAAGKPAEQGDEQR from the coding sequence ATGAAAGTGTTGCTGGTACGTTTGTCGAGCATGGGCGATCTGATACACACCCTGCCTGCCGTCAGCGACTTGTCCCGTATGCGTCCCGATGTGGAACTCCACTGGCTGTGCGAGGAAGGTTTTTCCGATATTGCCCGCCTGCATCCTTTTGTGAAAAAAATCCATACCCTGCGCTGGCGGCAATGGCGTAAGAAACTGTTTGAAAAGGAAACTTGGGAAGAAATAGGCCGTCTGAAAACCGTGTTGGCGCAGGAGGGGTTTGATTTTGTTTTAGACAGCCAGGGGCTGTTGAAAAGTGCGTTGCCTGCGCGGATGGCAGATGCGCCGGTAACGGGATTGGACAGAAAAAGCGTACGGGAAAGTTTGGCCGCGTTTTTTTACAGCCGGGTTTTTCCTGTGGAAAAAGGCTTGGATGCCGTATTGCGCAACCGTTTGCTGTTTGCCCAAGCCTTTGATTATGAGAGGCCGTCTGAAATATCGTTTGGTGCGCTTGTTCCGCAAAATACCGGTTTGGAATTGCCGCAAAAACCTTATTATGCCGCCCTTCATGCAAGCAGCCGCGACAGCAAATTGTGGCGGCGCGAAAACTGGTTGCAACTGGCGCAAATGCTGCATCGCCATGATGGCGGTACTGTTTGGTTGCCGTGGGGCAGTGAGGCGGAAAAAATGCGGGCGGAGGAGATGGCTGAGGCCGCGCCCTATATAAAAGTGTGCGGCAAGATGAATTTGTTGCAGGCTGCGGCTTTGTTGGACGGTGCTGCTGCTGTGGCCGGTGTGGATACCGGACTTTTGCATCTGGCCAATGCCTTGGGCAAGCCGCTGGTGGGGATTTATACGGATACCGATCCGCAAAAAACCGGCGTGCAGCAGTCGCCAAAGGCAAAAAACTGCGGCGGCGTGGGACAAATGCCTGGGGCGGAAGAAGTTTACCGTTTATTGTTGGAATGTATAGCGGCAGGGAAGCCGGCCGAACAAGGAGACGAACAAAGATGA
- a CDS encoding isochorismatase family protein, whose protein sequence is MIVSIDVDAQKTFTPLCPQELPVAGGDTIAAELNAQAALADLRVMTKDAHSLNAAWLVDNSVDMLKPTGLKNADLTWVAHAVIGSEGYSLLDGLPGLDGYDYCVWKGVDPELHPYGACYHDIEERLSTGLIEWLSAKQVRYVLVGGLATDYCVKHTVLQLCRGGSWQVIANRAACRGIALETVAQAWTEMAAAGALVFSDAAEIEKYLKSEN, encoded by the coding sequence GTGATTGTTTCGATTGATGTAGATGCGCAGAAAACCTTTACCCCGCTTTGTCCGCAAGAGCTTCCGGTTGCCGGCGGCGACACCATTGCGGCGGAATTGAACGCGCAGGCGGCATTGGCTGATCTGCGGGTTATGACCAAAGACGCACACAGTTTGAACGCGGCATGGCTTGTGGATAATTCTGTGGATATGTTGAAGCCGACTGGTTTGAAAAACGCCGATCTGACATGGGTTGCCCATGCGGTAATCGGCAGCGAAGGTTACAGCCTGCTTGACGGTTTGCCGGGTTTGGACGGCTACGACTATTGCGTATGGAAGGGGGTCGATCCCGAGCTGCATCCCTACGGCGCGTGCTACCACGATATTGAAGAACGTCTCAGTACCGGCCTGATTGAATGGCTGTCGGCAAAACAGGTGCGTTATGTTCTGGTGGGCGGATTGGCTACCGATTACTGCGTCAAACACACCGTATTGCAGCTTTGCCGCGGCGGAAGCTGGCAGGTAATTGCCAACCGCGCCGCCTGCCGGGGCATTGCGCTGGAAACCGTCGCGCAGGCGTGGACGGAAATGGCAGCGGCGGGCGCGTTGGTTTTTTCCGATGCGGCTGAAATCGAAAAATATTTGAAATCGGAAAATTGA